CGGGATAGTCTTGACTTCATGCCATGCCTTGCGACAGGGATCAATATCTTTGAGATTAACCGAAGGTGAGGCATTTGGTATAGAACAAATTGACACAACATAGTTTCTCGTTGTAGAACTGCAATATACCCTACAGTATTGGATCACTATTTCGATTCGAAATCAATGATATCCTGTTCTACCTGTGTCCAGTGATGTCGTTGATGCACCTCGAAATATCCCAATTGAAACCCGTCTTAGCCGAGTGTCGTGAAAACATCAATTCTGCAAGTCCACGGCCACTAAAGAGCAGATTGCTTCGTGTCCTGAGCTGAGACTCGACCTTCCGAGATTGTAGAACGAGTTTCGAGTCCCAGGGATATCCTCATAAACTGCAAAAAAGTAGAGCGATTTGAGTAGCAACATATGAGAAGTATTGCGATTGAACAGGGTTAGCGCTGTCGTGAACAACTTCCCCGCGCGGCCATAGTAAACTTCACCAGTAGGAGCGGAGGCATTCACGCTTGTGACGTCTTGAGCCAACGACACCCAGTTCAGTTTTGAACCAAACCTCTACTTGTACCTTCACCTCCAGACTGTGAAGCACCGTTGCCATCTGCTGTCGACTGAACGGTCAACTCTCGAACTACACGCAAGACTCAGCATGTCCTCGGACGACGTCGTGATTGAATGGCTTCTAGCCTCTGACCCAGCGATCCGCTGGCAAGTCCTGCGAGACATTCTTGATAGTCCCGAAGCGGTCTACTCGAGAGAGCGCCATAAGATCGAGAACGAGGGATGGGGCGCTCAGCTTCGTTCGGTGCAAGATCCCGACGGGCAATGGGCTGGCGGGGGGTTCGCGCCGGCGGACATGACGGCAAAAGAGTGGAAGGAGGTCGGGCAGCCTTGGACGGCGACGTACAGCGTGCTGCAGCAACTGCGTGAATTTGGCCTCGACCCGTCGTCGGACTGGGCCAAGCGCACCGTCGAACTGGTAGGCGCGAACTCGCGCTGGGACGAGGGTGGCCAGCCGTTCTGGGAGGGGGAGACGGAAGAGTGCATCAACGGCCAGACCGTCGGAAACGGAAGCTACTTTGGCGTGGACATGTCGAGGCtggtgcagcgccgcctgctgggGGAGCGGATGGAGGATGGCGGCTGGAACTGCGAAAGAGCAAACGGCTCCGTGCGGTCCTCGTTCGCCACGACCATTAACGTTCTCGAGGGCTTGCTCGAGCACGAGAAGGCGGGACGCGGGACCCCTGAGTCTGTCGCGGCGCGCAAGTCGGGCGAGGAGTATCTCCTGAGGCGACAGTTATTTCGACGGCTGAGCACGGGAGAGCCGGCCGACGTGGAGTTTTTGCGCTTCCTGCACCCGAATCGTTGGAGGTACGACGTCTTGCGGGCGCTGGACTACTTCCGAGCCGTCGGGCAATATACCGGTGAGAAACCT
Above is a genomic segment from Purpureocillium takamizusanense chromosome 2, complete sequence containing:
- a CDS encoding uncharacterized protein (EggNog:ENOG502UPDR), whose amino-acid sequence is MSSDDVVIEWLLASDPAIRWQVLRDILDSPEAVYSRERHKIENEGWGAQLRSVQDPDGQWAGGGFAPADMTAKEWKEVGQPWTATYSVLQQLREFGLDPSSDWAKRTVELVGANSRWDEGGQPFWEGETEECINGQTVGNGSYFGVDMSRLVQRRLLGERMEDGGWNCERANGSVRSSFATTINVLEGLLEHEKAGRGTPESVAARKSGEEYLLRRQLFRRLSTGEPADVEFLRFLHPNRWRYDVLRALDYFRAVGQYTGEKPDPRLKEAVEHVRSKRCEDGKWALDWDLPGRTWFKVNDGPGKPSPWVTLRAMRCLKWWDKHVQGA